A window of the Scytonema millei VB511283 genome harbors these coding sequences:
- a CDS encoding DUF3574 domain-containing protein — translation MNITLLTRRKILGAFFLSGLLLTGSVNYIHQVSAQTPAAETTANSEAYVRDELYFGRSQPGGGEVTEEQWQKFVDTEVTPRFPDGLTVIDAYGQFLNSAGILAREDSKVLILLYVSTPERERSIQEIIDAYKSKFQQESVLRVTDVPARVSF, via the coding sequence ATGAATATTACCTTACTCACCAGACGCAAAATTCTAGGTGCGTTTTTTCTGTCTGGCTTGTTATTAACAGGTTCAGTTAACTACATACATCAAGTTAGCGCTCAAACTCCGGCAGCAGAAACTACTGCCAACAGCGAAGCATACGTCAGAGATGAGTTGTATTTTGGGCGATCGCAACCAGGGGGAGGAGAAGTCACAGAAGAACAATGGCAAAAGTTTGTAGATACTGAAGTGACACCTCGTTTTCCCGATGGATTAACGGTAATAGATGCTTACGGTCAGTTTCTTAACAGTGCTGGAATTCTAGCTAGAGAAGATTCTAAAGTTTTAATATTGCTCTATGTCAGTACTCCAGAACGAGAAAGATCCATTCAGGAAATTATTGACGCTTATAAGTCAAAATTTCAACAAGAATCGGTCTTGCGCGTTACAGATGTACCCGCACGGGTAAGTTTTTAA
- a CDS encoding TonB-dependent receptor plug domain-containing protein, giving the protein MGLKFLLLPTVLLSLTIGSAALANELENSKNNAIALKLKLHQARRNSQPKLPRLSQREKFSTDAIWLTQKPSSTIDVAQSISSEVEESAIEDTDELYIEVEGKRETISETSSPVYIIPKEEIEKQRPNSVAEILRNLPGFAINDAGFGADIHTGTYYRGSSINQSVFLLNGRPIGSNINTYHGATDLNSIPVESIERVELSSGTSSTLYGSQAFGGVVNIVTKQGSEIPQLNGLVEYGSYDQDNYRISYGSSGGNLKYSLGFEQYDAENNYRVPEGAANRDSDGRLFNGDTATSNYFGSLSLDLNSRNTLSLDAYKISSRRGLLYFGFPLQRDRLDHDVFNIGLSWKTLLGNGKDSVLRATVAYNQDYFNTYGPTQNIFYRTGTLNSQAVTARLEHDWKINTSNNLRWGIDVKNDFLNGDVLSTAPNRVNLNEEEERERFQTALFALNTWKITNNFQADLGLRQNFTSEFGSYLNPSVGLRWAMSPGVALRGSWASVQRDPGIDQLYVYDTVHNWLPNPDLEPEVGSSWTAGVDVKFAENLTGQFTYFGSSLTDRLGIQAGRWTNIGLVNTNGLEAALKWQINPQWSTFLNYTYTDAKIKSGIEEGLQLGLVPYSVGQIGLGYQSGGWEVNLFASYYSGARRAFFNNPGDSNTDFSPSWLSLDLGARIPITRNLGLTVYLENLGDRAYEKANRIYQPGLTYRVGISSNF; this is encoded by the coding sequence ATGGGACTGAAATTTTTGTTATTGCCTACGGTATTGTTAAGTTTAACCATAGGCTCTGCTGCACTAGCAAATGAACTAGAAAACAGTAAAAATAATGCGATCGCTTTAAAATTAAAATTGCATCAAGCGAGAAGAAATTCACAACCAAAACTACCCCGCTTGAGCCAAAGAGAAAAATTTTCTACAGATGCTATTTGGTTAACACAAAAACCATCATCAACAATAGATGTGGCACAATCAATATCTTCTGAAGTAGAAGAATCTGCTATTGAAGACACTGACGAACTTTATATCGAGGTTGAAGGGAAAAGAGAGACAATTTCTGAAACATCAAGTCCCGTCTACATCATTCCTAAAGAAGAAATTGAAAAACAACGTCCGAATAGCGTCGCAGAAATTTTACGCAATCTACCAGGATTTGCAATTAATGATGCAGGTTTTGGTGCAGATATTCATACGGGAACATATTATCGAGGAAGCTCGATCAATCAGTCAGTTTTCTTACTCAATGGTAGACCAATTGGATCTAATATTAACACCTACCACGGCGCTACCGATCTGAATAGTATTCCTGTAGAATCTATCGAACGAGTAGAATTATCGAGCGGTACGAGTTCTACTTTATATGGTTCGCAAGCGTTTGGCGGAGTTGTCAATATTGTTACTAAGCAAGGCTCAGAGATTCCCCAGCTAAACGGTTTAGTAGAGTACGGTTCTTATGACCAAGATAACTATCGCATAAGTTATGGTAGCAGTGGTGGTAATTTAAAATATAGCCTTGGTTTTGAACAATACGATGCTGAGAACAATTATCGCGTCCCTGAAGGAGCAGCAAATCGAGATTCAGATGGACGTTTATTTAATGGTGATACTGCGACGAGTAACTACTTTGGTAGTCTCAGTCTCGATCTAAATTCTCGTAACACTCTCAGTTTAGATGCTTACAAAATTAGCAGTCGTCGCGGCTTATTGTACTTTGGTTTTCCCCTACAAAGAGATCGTTTAGACCACGATGTTTTTAACATTGGTTTATCTTGGAAAACTTTGCTAGGCAATGGAAAAGACTCTGTTCTTAGAGCGACAGTCGCCTACAATCAAGATTATTTCAATACCTACGGTCCTACACAAAACATTTTTTATCGTACGGGAACGCTCAATTCTCAAGCTGTAACCGCAAGGTTAGAACACGATTGGAAAATTAACACTAGTAATAATTTGCGCTGGGGCATAGATGTCAAAAATGACTTTTTGAATGGTGATGTTTTAAGTACGGCTCCGAATAGAGTCAACTTAAATGAAGAAGAAGAAAGAGAAAGATTTCAAACTGCATTATTTGCTTTAAACACCTGGAAAATTACCAATAATTTTCAAGCCGATCTAGGATTGAGGCAGAATTTTACTAGCGAGTTTGGTAGTTATTTAAATCCTAGTGTTGGGTTACGATGGGCAATGAGTCCAGGGGTAGCTTTACGGGGAAGTTGGGCATCAGTACAGCGCGATCCTGGTATCGATCAATTATACGTTTATGACACGGTACATAATTGGTTGCCAAACCCAGATCTTGAACCAGAAGTAGGTTCTTCATGGACAGCAGGAGTTGATGTCAAATTTGCCGAGAATTTAACCGGACAGTTTACGTATTTCGGTAGTAGCTTAACAGATCGCTTGGGCATTCAAGCAGGTCGCTGGACGAACATTGGATTAGTTAATACTAACGGTTTAGAAGCAGCATTAAAATGGCAAATTAATCCGCAGTGGTCAACTTTTCTCAACTATACTTATACCGATGCAAAAATTAAGTCAGGAATTGAAGAAGGATTACAACTAGGTTTAGTCCCCTATTCTGTCGGTCAAATTGGTTTAGGATATCAGTCGGGAGGATGGGAGGTTAATTTATTTGCTAGCTATTATAGTGGAGCGCGACGAGCTTTTTTTAATAACCCAGGTGATAGTAATACCGATTTTTCTCCCTCTTGGTTGAGTCTAGATTTAGGGGCGCGAATTCCAATCACAAGAAACTTGGGATTAACAGTTTATCTAGAAAACTTAGGCGATCGCGCCTACGAAAAAGCCAATCGAATTTACCAGCCTGGTTTAACTTATCGAGTTGGCATTTCTTCTAATTTCTAA
- a CDS encoding isoprenyl transferase, giving the protein MQYKLPIDLDSQNLPKHVAVIMDGNGRWATKKGLPRLAGHRQGAKVLKELLRCCKDWGIEALTVYAFSTENWRRPIQEVDFLMLLFERLLQRELAQIQKEGVRISFIGDLSVLPQSLQREIERAIAHTINNTAIHFTVAVNYGSRKEIAQVCRQIALQIQQQKIEIEEISEDLIEKYLYTTGTSHPDLLIRTSGEMRLSNFLLWQMAYTEMYFTDILWPDFDRTAFHHALLAYQNRDRRFGQIAS; this is encoded by the coding sequence ATGCAATATAAACTACCTATCGATTTAGATTCTCAAAACTTACCCAAACACGTTGCTGTAATTATGGATGGTAACGGACGCTGGGCTACCAAAAAAGGATTACCGCGTCTTGCTGGGCATCGCCAAGGAGCAAAAGTTTTAAAAGAACTACTTCGCTGCTGTAAAGATTGGGGAATCGAAGCACTAACAGTTTACGCTTTTTCGACCGAGAATTGGCGACGACCTATACAAGAAGTCGATTTTCTCATGTTACTGTTTGAGCGACTATTACAACGCGAATTAGCTCAAATACAAAAAGAAGGAGTACGAATTTCCTTTATTGGAGATTTGTCAGTATTACCTCAGTCTTTGCAAAGAGAAATAGAACGTGCGATCGCACACACAATTAATAACACAGCCATTCACTTTACTGTGGCTGTAAATTACGGTAGTCGCAAAGAGATCGCTCAAGTTTGTCGGCAAATTGCTTTACAGATTCAACAACAAAAGATTGAAATTGAAGAAATTAGTGAAGATTTGATTGAAAAATATCTTTACACTACTGGAACTTCTCATCCAGATTTATTGATTCGTACTAGTGGAGAAATGCGATTGAGTAATTTTTTATTGTGGCAAATGGCATATACAGAAATGTATTTTACAGATATTTTGTGGCCCGACTTCGATCGCACTGCCTTTCATCACGCTTTACTCGCTTATCAAAACCGCGATCGTCGTTTTGGTCAGATTGCTTCCTAA
- a CDS encoding GNAT family N-acetyltransferase translates to MQETSSVEISIRQARTSDRDRIIQLHSQSIQQLCTADYNPAQIQALLEDKKVYGTKSWGDVVLVAEYGEEIVGFSALMQGTISAMYVHPKWTRQGIGRRLLQAIEREAIFRRWQWLFVKASVTAVPFYRACGYQILHPTQMMVARREWVPCVDMQKQLVATISQQRLPSRQTAICWQIVQLCLVGLIVLVAIAKMMQWLLPR, encoded by the coding sequence ATGCAAGAAACATCCTCAGTAGAAATATCTATTCGTCAGGCTCGTACTAGCGATCGCGATCGAATCATCCAGTTGCATAGTCAGTCAATTCAGCAACTTTGTACGGCTGATTATAACCCGGCACAAATTCAAGCTTTGCTAGAAGATAAAAAAGTGTATGGGACAAAATCGTGGGGTGATGTTGTCTTAGTAGCAGAGTATGGCGAAGAGATTGTAGGGTTTTCGGCTTTGATGCAGGGTACGATAAGTGCAATGTACGTCCATCCAAAATGGACGCGACAAGGTATTGGTAGGCGTTTGTTACAGGCGATTGAACGAGAAGCTATATTTCGGCGATGGCAATGGTTATTTGTGAAAGCTTCCGTTACGGCTGTACCTTTTTATCGAGCTTGCGGCTATCAAATTCTACATCCCACCCAAATGATGGTTGCTCGTAGAGAGTGGGTTCCTTGTGTTGATATGCAAAAGCAATTAGTGGCAACAATTAGCCAACAGCGATTGCCTTCTCGACAAACAGCAATTTGTTGGCAAATTGTACAATTATGTTTAGTTGGTCTAATCGTATTAGTCGCGATCGCAAAGATGATGCAATGGTTATTACCTCGATAG
- a CDS encoding type II secretion system F family protein, which translates to MPTFVARVRDAKGNAKKEKVVADTIAAARSSLRSKGLFIQELKQAEEFKLSGNLSLDPLMAALAKVSVKDKAVFSRQFAALINAGVAIVRSLGVMAEQCTNPKLKGALIDISSDVQQGMNLSEAMRKHPGCFDYMYVSMVQAGEVGGVLDEVMNRLSKLLEDRARLQNQIKSALTYPIAVGIIAVLIFLGMTIFLIPIFADIFKQLGVELPELTKFMLWISAVLRSPSAIIPVVVFIGGSFVYRQYYKTRLGRETIDRISLKVPLFGDLIQKSSVALFSRTFGALTRSGVPILTALEIVRDTAGNQIIANAVDAARKEIQQGGMISLALQKERVFPVMAIQMISIGEETGELDSMLMKVADFYEDEVEQAVKALTSIIEPIMIVVLGGMVGGILLSMYLPMFKVFEKLG; encoded by the coding sequence ATGCCTACATTTGTTGCTCGCGTTCGTGACGCGAAAGGAAACGCTAAAAAAGAAAAAGTGGTTGCTGACACAATAGCAGCAGCACGTTCTAGCTTGCGATCGAAAGGTCTTTTTATTCAAGAACTCAAACAAGCAGAAGAATTTAAGTTGAGTGGTAATCTCAGCTTAGATCCTCTGATGGCAGCTCTAGCAAAGGTATCTGTTAAAGATAAAGCTGTATTTTCTCGTCAATTTGCTGCCCTGATTAATGCAGGTGTAGCAATTGTAAGAAGCCTGGGTGTAATGGCAGAACAATGTACTAACCCAAAACTGAAAGGAGCTTTAATAGACATTAGTTCTGATGTACAGCAGGGGATGAACTTGTCTGAGGCAATGCGGAAACATCCAGGTTGTTTCGATTATATGTACGTCAGTATGGTACAAGCTGGAGAAGTTGGTGGTGTTCTTGATGAAGTCATGAACCGATTATCTAAGTTATTAGAAGACCGCGCTCGACTGCAAAATCAGATTAAATCTGCTTTAACCTACCCAATTGCAGTTGGAATTATAGCCGTACTGATTTTTCTTGGTATGACTATATTTCTCATACCTATTTTTGCTGATATTTTTAAGCAATTAGGAGTAGAATTACCAGAACTGACAAAATTCATGTTGTGGATCAGTGCAGTTCTAAGAAGTCCAAGTGCAATAATTCCCGTAGTAGTTTTTATTGGTGGTAGTTTTGTTTATCGACAATATTACAAAACTCGATTAGGTCGGGAAACCATTGACCGAATTTCTCTGAAAGTTCCATTATTCGGTGACTTAATTCAAAAATCATCTGTAGCTCTTTTTAGTCGTACTTTTGGTGCTTTAACTCGTTCGGGAGTGCCGATTTTAACTGCTCTAGAAATTGTTCGCGACACAGCTGGTAATCAAATTATTGCCAATGCTGTAGATGCAGCTCGTAAAGAGATTCAACAAGGAGGAATGATTAGTTTAGCGCTACAAAAAGAACGAGTTTTTCCCGTCATGGCAATTCAGATGATTAGTATTGGTGAAGAAACTGGTGAATTAGATAGTATGTTAATGAAAGTTGCTGATTTCTATGAAGATGAAGTCGAGCAAGCTGTTAAAGCTCTCACTAGTATTATTGAGCCAATTATGATTGTAGTTTTAGGTGGTATGGTTGGGGGAATTCTTCTTTCGATGTACCTACCTATGTTCAAGGTATTTGAAAAATTGGGTTAA
- a CDS encoding type IV pilus twitching motility protein PilT, with product MELMIEDLMEEVINSGGSDLHISAGLPPYIRISGKLTPTEHEPLTAEQCQRLIFSMLNNTQRKTLEQNWELDCSYGIKGLARFRVNVYKDRGTYATCLRALASKIPSMETLNLPNIVREISEKPRGLVLVTGPTGSGKSTTLASMINNINTTRAEHIITVEDPIEFVYEPIKSVIHQRQVGEDTKSFANALRAALREDPDVILVGEMRDLETIQLAISAAETGHLVFGTLHTSSAAQTVDRMVDVFPPEQQQQIRVQLSNSLVAVFSQTLVSKKNPKPGEYGRVMAQEIMIVTPAISNLIREGKTAQIYSAIQTGGNLSMQTLEKVLADQYKTGLISFEAAMSKTSKPDELQRLIGNTPGGGAKAGMRAGAAMH from the coding sequence ATGGAATTAATGATTGAAGACTTAATGGAAGAAGTTATTAACTCGGGTGGTTCGGACTTACACATTTCAGCAGGTTTACCACCATACATCCGTATCAGTGGAAAGTTGACTCCAACGGAACACGAACCACTCACAGCAGAACAGTGTCAAAGGCTAATTTTTAGTATGTTAAATAATACCCAGCGTAAAACTCTAGAACAAAACTGGGAACTAGACTGTTCTTACGGAATTAAGGGACTAGCTCGCTTTCGTGTCAACGTATATAAAGACCGAGGTACGTATGCCACTTGTTTGCGAGCGCTAGCATCCAAAATTCCTAGCATGGAAACTTTAAATTTGCCGAATATTGTGCGGGAAATTTCAGAAAAACCACGAGGATTAGTCTTGGTAACAGGACCAACTGGGTCGGGGAAGTCTACTACCCTAGCATCCATGATTAATAATATTAATACAACGCGAGCAGAACACATTATCACAGTTGAAGATCCGATTGAATTTGTCTACGAACCAATCAAGAGTGTGATTCATCAGCGTCAAGTTGGAGAAGATACAAAAAGTTTTGCTAATGCGCTCAGGGCAGCTTTACGGGAAGATCCAGATGTAATTCTGGTAGGTGAAATGCGTGACTTAGAAACAATTCAGTTAGCGATTTCGGCAGCAGAAACAGGACACTTAGTATTTGGTACGCTACACACGAGTTCTGCGGCTCAAACTGTTGACCGGATGGTAGATGTATTCCCTCCAGAACAACAGCAACAAATTCGAGTTCAGTTATCTAACTCACTTGTGGCAGTCTTCAGTCAAACTCTCGTATCTAAAAAGAACCCTAAACCAGGCGAATACGGTCGAGTTATGGCTCAGGAAATTATGATTGTTACCCCTGCTATCTCTAACTTAATTCGTGAAGGAAAAACAGCTCAAATTTACTCGGCAATTCAAACTGGAGGAAATTTGAGTATGCAAACTTTGGAAAAAGTTTTAGCAGATCAGTACAAAACTGGTCTAATTTCGTTTGAAGCAGCAATGTCTAAAACATCTAAACCGGATGAATTACAGCGTTTGATTGGTAATACTCCAGGAGGTGGCGCAAAAGCTGGTATGAGAGCAGGTGCTGCTATGCATTAA
- a CDS encoding GspE/PulE family protein encodes MSYSSSMQRRALIVKNDLSPFGNKVVETGYVSKEQMKQALSESRSTGRSLPEILEAITGRQLPPDLIRQYKKQQLFELKILYGVEFLDPEINQIGTSQVGELIDTLIPIDICRRYRLLPISKSDEPPSVLIAMVDPDNLDAQDNLNRILRPRDIGLQRTVITLEDFQELLSKYLDENVEKQKQQADTQRNNANAVDFTVDLDGLDLQDAPEEGDADLGASLKDADAAPVIALVNKILIKALQEKVSDIHIEPQEEYLRVRFRRDGVLRQAFDPLPKQIVPAVTARFKIIAELDIAERRAPQDGRIRRVFEGRKVDFRVNTLPSRYGEKVVLRILDNSSTQLGLDKLISDTESLQIVRDLASRPFGLLLVTGPTGSGKSTTLYSILAERNDPGVNISTAEDPIEYSLPGITQVQVIREKGMDFASILRAFLRQDPDVILVGETRDKETAKTAIEAALTGHLVLTTLHTNDAAGAISRLDEMGVEPFMVSGALLGVVAQRLMRRVCSDCRIPYTPSADELARFGLASSKDVELTLYKAKSLEPEEIQDAKAKNQLCSKCGGVGYKGRCGVYEVMRVTERLQNLITEGAPSERIKEAAVEEGMKTLLAYSLELVMQGNTTLEEVERVTFTDSGLEAELKAKRKSSLECKTCHAELQPEWFECPYCMTPRFSD; translated from the coding sequence ATGTCTTACTCCTCTTCAATGCAGCGACGTGCCTTAATTGTCAAAAATGACTTGTCTCCTTTTGGCAACAAAGTAGTTGAGACTGGGTATGTCAGTAAAGAGCAGATGAAGCAGGCTTTGAGCGAAAGTCGCTCGACCGGGCGATCGCTACCGGAGATTTTAGAAGCTATAACTGGACGACAACTACCACCAGATTTAATTAGACAGTATAAAAAACAACAGCTATTCGAGCTAAAAATTCTCTACGGTGTAGAGTTTCTCGATCCAGAAATCAATCAGATTGGCACTAGTCAAGTTGGTGAGTTGATCGATACTTTAATCCCGATTGATATTTGTCGTCGCTATCGGCTGCTACCTATATCAAAAAGTGATGAGCCTCCGTCCGTTTTGATAGCAATGGTCGATCCAGATAATTTGGATGCCCAAGATAATTTAAACCGTATTCTTCGCCCCCGCGATATTGGATTGCAAAGGACGGTCATTACACTAGAAGACTTCCAAGAACTTCTTTCTAAATATTTAGATGAAAATGTAGAAAAACAAAAACAGCAGGCAGATACTCAGAGAAATAATGCTAATGCCGTTGATTTCACCGTAGATTTAGACGGACTTGATTTACAGGATGCACCAGAGGAGGGTGACGCAGATTTAGGTGCATCTCTTAAAGATGCAGATGCAGCTCCTGTAATTGCCCTAGTGAATAAAATTCTGATCAAAGCGTTACAAGAAAAAGTTTCAGATATTCACATTGAACCCCAAGAAGAGTACTTGCGCGTCCGATTTCGTAGAGATGGAGTATTGCGGCAGGCTTTTGACCCCCTACCCAAACAAATCGTTCCTGCGGTGACAGCTCGATTTAAAATTATTGCTGAATTAGATATTGCCGAACGACGCGCACCCCAAGATGGTCGCATCCGCCGCGTCTTTGAAGGACGAAAAGTAGATTTTCGCGTCAACACCCTACCCAGTCGTTACGGGGAAAAAGTTGTTTTGCGAATTTTGGATAACTCATCAACCCAACTTGGGTTAGACAAATTAATTAGCGATACAGAGAGTCTGCAAATTGTGAGGGACTTGGCAAGTCGTCCATTTGGACTGCTTTTGGTTACGGGTCCGACGGGAAGCGGTAAATCGACTACCCTGTACTCAATTTTGGCAGAACGCAACGATCCAGGGGTAAATATCAGCACGGCTGAAGACCCAATTGAGTATTCTCTACCAGGAATTACCCAAGTTCAGGTGATTCGAGAAAAAGGAATGGATTTTGCTTCGATTTTGCGGGCTTTTCTACGACAAGACCCAGACGTAATTCTAGTTGGTGAAACACGGGACAAGGAAACGGCAAAAACCGCTATTGAGGCAGCACTAACGGGACACTTGGTATTGACAACTCTACACACTAATGATGCTGCTGGGGCAATTTCTCGTTTAGACGAAATGGGTGTAGAACCATTCATGGTGTCCGGTGCGCTGCTAGGGGTTGTGGCTCAACGTTTGATGCGGCGCGTCTGCTCTGATTGTCGCATTCCTTATACTCCCAGTGCTGATGAGTTAGCTCGGTTTGGGCTGGCGAGTTCTAAAGATGTCGAACTAACGCTTTACAAAGCTAAATCTTTGGAGCCAGAAGAAATTCAAGACGCTAAAGCTAAAAATCAACTTTGCTCTAAATGCGGTGGTGTTGGATATAAAGGGCGTTGTGGTGTATATGAAGTTATGCGCGTCACAGAACGACTACAAAACTTAATTACTGAAGGAGCGCCCAGCGAACGGATTAAAGAAGCAGCCGTAGAAGAGGGCATGAAAACGTTGTTAGCTTATAGTCTGGAGTTAGTTATGCAAGGTAACACGACTTTGGAAGAAGTAGAGCGCGTCACTTTTACTGATTCTGGTTTGGAAGCGGAACTGAAAGCAAAACGTAAAAGTTCGCTAGAGTGCAAAACTTGTCATGCAGAATTACAACCAGAGTGGTTTGAGTGTCCTTATTGTATGACTCCACGATTTAGTGACTAG
- the grpE gene encoding nucleotide exchange factor GrpE: MIDEEKQTENAANQEPQQQTQQTTNEVTAKTMNSNAFGEFETQANAPEVDANVASNENSVEVEKPDTTSTAPEADNRAALLEKEREIESLKASLEERTTQYMRMGADFENFRKRTLKDKEDLEQKIKQNTLQEILPVVDNFERARAQLKPQTDAEMNLHKSYQGVYKQLVDCLKRLGVSAMRPEGKEFDPNLHEAVMREPTSEYPEGTVIEELVRGYYLGDRVLRHALVKVATAPEETPSETVVAEPPSEVTES; this comes from the coding sequence ATGATTGACGAAGAAAAGCAGACGGAAAACGCAGCTAACCAAGAACCACAACAGCAAACACAGCAAACGACGAACGAGGTAACAGCCAAAACAATGAACTCAAATGCATTCGGAGAATTTGAAACACAGGCAAACGCTCCAGAAGTAGATGCTAATGTGGCATCGAACGAGAACTCAGTTGAAGTAGAAAAGCCTGACACCACCTCCACCGCGCCTGAAGCCGATAATCGAGCTGCTTTGTTAGAAAAGGAGCGGGAGATCGAGTCACTCAAAGCTAGCTTGGAGGAGCGTACCACTCAATACATGCGCATGGGTGCAGATTTTGAAAATTTTCGCAAACGCACGCTCAAAGACAAAGAAGACTTAGAGCAAAAGATTAAACAGAATACTCTACAAGAAATTCTACCTGTGGTAGATAATTTCGAGCGGGCAAGAGCGCAGCTCAAACCGCAAACCGATGCTGAAATGAATCTTCACAAAAGTTATCAGGGAGTATACAAGCAACTGGTAGATTGTCTCAAGCGGCTGGGTGTTTCGGCAATGCGACCTGAAGGCAAAGAGTTTGACCCGAACCTACATGAAGCGGTCATGAGAGAACCAACAAGCGAGTACCCTGAAGGCACGGTGATTGAAGAATTGGTCAGGGGTTACTACTTAGGCGATCGCGTGTTGCGCCATGCTTTGGTAAAAGTAGCTACTGCCCCAGAAGAAACACCGTCAGAAACAGTAGTAGCAGAACCTCCATCCGAAGTGACAGAAAGTTGA